The Streptomyces kanamyceticus DNA segment TCCTGGCGCCTTGCGTGCGCTGCCACCAGTCGCGGAACGGCTCCGCCGGGACCTTGGGCAGCTCCCGTGTCGCGCTCCAGGCCCGGCCCGGTCCCGGGAGTGTGCGCGGGTGGAGCCTCCGGGTGCGCGACGCGAGGCGCTGGCCCGCGCGCAGGGCGCCGGGGCGGGCGAACACGAGGCCCGCGGCGCGCATCGCCGCCCGCTCCGCCGCGTGTCCCTTCGCGGGTTTCAGCATCACTTTCGTGCCGTGCCGGGTGGCCTCGCCGCCCTGTACGACCCGCTCGCGCAGGTGCACCAGGACCTCGGGGATGTCGATGGCGACCGGGCACACTTCGTAGCAGGCCCCGCAGAGGGACGAGGCGTAGGGGAGGGAAGCGTCGATCTCGCTCTGGGTGCCGCGGAGTTGAGGGCTGAGGATCGCGCCGATCGGGCCCGGATACACCGAGCCGTACGCGTGGCCGCCCGCCCGCTCGTACACCGGGCACACGTTGAGACACGCCGAACAGCGGATGCAGCGCAGTGCCTGACGGCCGACCTCGTCGGCGAGGGTGTCGGTGCGGCCGTTGTCGAGGAGGACCAGGTGGAAGGTGCTGGGGCCGTCGGCCGTGTCGGAGTCGGTGGTGCCCGTCCACATCGACGTGTACGGGTTCATGCGCTCCGCCGTCGAGGAGCGGGGGAGCGTCTGCAGGAATACCTCCAGGTCGCGCCAGGTGGGCACGAGCTTCTCGATGCCGACCACCGAGATCAGCGTCTCGGGGAGCGTGAGGCACATGCGGCCGTTGCCCTCCGACTCCACGACGACCAGGGTGCCGGTCTCGGCGACCATGAAGTTCGCACCGGAGATGCCGACCTTGGCGCGCAGGAACTTCTCGCGGAGGTGGAGACGGGCCGCCTCAGCGAGTTCGGCCGGGGTGTCGGTGAGTCCCTCCGGTGCCGGGCGGCCCCAACCCGCCATCTCCTTCGCGAAGATGTCGCGGATCTCGCCGCGGTTGCGGTGGATCGCCGGAACCAGGATGTGCGAGGGCCGGTCGCGGCCCAACTGCACGATCAGCTCGGCGAGATCGGTCTCGTAGGCGTGGATGCCCTCCGCTTCGAGGGCCTCGTTGAGACCGATCTCCTGCGTCGCCATCGACTTGACCTTGACGACCTCGCTCTCGCCCGTCGCCTTGACCAGGTCCGTGACGATGCGGTTGGCCTCGTCCGCGTCGGCCGCCCAGTGGACGGTGCCTCCCGCGCGGACGACCGACTCCTCCAACTGCACCAGATAGCGGTCGAGATGGCGCAGCGTGTGGTCCTTCACGCGCCGTCCCGCCGCGCGCAGCTCGGCCCAGTCGTCGAGCTCGGCGACGGCGCGGGCCCGCTTGTCGCGGATGGTGTGGGTGGCGTGCCGGAGATTGGCGCGCAGCGTCGTGTTGCCCACGGCTTCGTGCGCGGCCTCGGGGAAGGCGGGCATGCCGACGAATGTGCCGCCGCTCATGACAGGGGCTCCTCTTCCGTGCTGGCCAGGATCTCCGCGATGTGGACGGGACGCACCGCCGTGCGCAGCCGGGCCGCCGTGCCCGAGATGTGCATCAGGCAGGAGTTGTCGGCGGCGCACAGCACATCGGCGCCCGTCGATTCGGCGTGGCGCACCTTGTCCGTGCCCATCGCCGCGGAGACATCGGAGTTCTTCACGGCGAACGTGCCGCCGAAGCCGCAGCACTCCTCGGCGCCCGGCAGCTCCACGAGTTCGAGTCCCTTCACCGCGCGCAGCAGCCGCGTCGGCCGCTCGCCGAGGCCGAGGGAGCGCAGACCGTGGCAGGTCGGGTGGTAGGTGACCTTGTGCGGGTAGTACGCGCCGACGTCCGTGACGCCGAGGACATCCACCAGGAACTCGGTGAGTTCGTACGTCTTGGGCACCACAGGCGCGAGGGTGCGGGCCAGGCCGTCGCCGCGGCCCTCCGCGCGGGCCCGCTCGCCCATGCGGGGGTAGAGCTCGCGCACCATCGCCCCGCACGATCCGGACGGCGTCACGATCGCGTCGTACGCGTCCGAACCGAATACATCGGAGAAATGACGGGCCAGCGGTTCCGCCTGATGGCGATAGCCCGTGTTGTAGTGGGCCTGCCCGCAGCAGGTCTGCGCCATCGGGAAGTCGACCTCAACTCCCAGCCTGGTCAGCAGTTTCACCACGGCGCGGCCCGTGTCCGGATAGAGCGTGTCATTGACACAGGTCAGGAACAGGGCGACGCGCATCGCGGGTTCCTCCTCGTCGATCATCGGATGGATGCAGGGTACCCGTACGGCTTCCGAGCCTTAAGTAGGCTTGTCCTCACGGCCGGTGACGGCCGAACGGCGGGATGGAGCAGCGGGAACGCATGGTCGGGATCAAAGACGTGGCGAAGCACGCGGGCGTGTCGGTCGGCACCGTGTCGAACGTGATCAACCGCCCGGACACGGTCTCCGAAGGGACCCGGCACAAGGTGCGGGCGGTCATCGACCGGCTCGGCTACGTCCGCAGCGAGTCCGCACGCCAACTGCGCGCGGGGCGCAGCCGCATCATGGCGCTCCTCGTCCTGGACATGGGCAACCCGTTCTTCGTGGACGTCGCGCGGGGCGCCGAGCGCGCCGCGCGCGAGGCGGGGCTCTGCGTCATGGTCTGCAACAGCGGCCAGAGCCCCGCCGAAGAGGCCGACTACCTGTCGCTCTTCGCCGAGCAGCGGGTGCGGGGCGTGCTCCTGACGCCCGCCGACGCGACCGGGCGGAACATCGCAGCCTTCCGTAGGCACGGCATCCCCTTCGTCCTCGTCGACCGCGTTGCCGAGGGCACCACCGAGTGCTCCGTGTCCGTGGACGACGTGCTGGGCGGCGGGCTCGCCGTGCGCCACCTCGTCGACACCGGACACCGCAGCATCGCGTACGTGAGCGGCCCGCCCGAGCTCAAGCAGGTCAGGGACCGGCGCGTGGGGGCGCTGCGGGCGCTCGCCGAGGCGGGCCTGCCCGCGTCGGTCCTTCGGGAGCTGCCCACCGAGCGGCTCGACGTGGCCGCGGGCCGTGACGCGGGCGCCCGCATCCTGGGCCTCGCCGTG contains these protein-coding regions:
- a CDS encoding (Fe-S)-binding protein yields the protein MRVALFLTCVNDTLYPDTGRAVVKLLTRLGVEVDFPMAQTCCGQAHYNTGYRHQAEPLARHFSDVFGSDAYDAIVTPSGSCGAMVRELYPRMGERARAEGRGDGLARTLAPVVPKTYELTEFLVDVLGVTDVGAYYPHKVTYHPTCHGLRSLGLGERPTRLLRAVKGLELVELPGAEECCGFGGTFAVKNSDVSAAMGTDKVRHAESTGADVLCAADNSCLMHISGTAARLRTAVRPVHIAEILASTEEEPLS
- a CDS encoding LutB/LldF family L-lactate oxidation iron-sulfur protein, with protein sequence MSGGTFVGMPAFPEAAHEAVGNTTLRANLRHATHTIRDKRARAVAELDDWAELRAAGRRVKDHTLRHLDRYLVQLEESVVRAGGTVHWAADADEANRIVTDLVKATGESEVVKVKSMATQEIGLNEALEAEGIHAYETDLAELIVQLGRDRPSHILVPAIHRNRGEIRDIFAKEMAGWGRPAPEGLTDTPAELAEAARLHLREKFLRAKVGISGANFMVAETGTLVVVESEGNGRMCLTLPETLISVVGIEKLVPTWRDLEVFLQTLPRSSTAERMNPYTSMWTGTTDSDTADGPSTFHLVLLDNGRTDTLADEVGRQALRCIRCSACLNVCPVYERAGGHAYGSVYPGPIGAILSPQLRGTQSEIDASLPYASSLCGACYEVCPVAIDIPEVLVHLRERVVQGGEATRHGTKVMLKPAKGHAAERAAMRAAGLVFARPGALRAGQRLASRTRRLHPRTLPGPGRAWSATRELPKVPAEPFRDWWQRTQGARSKGKGNDA
- a CDS encoding LacI family DNA-binding transcriptional regulator, whose protein sequence is MVGIKDVAKHAGVSVGTVSNVINRPDTVSEGTRHKVRAVIDRLGYVRSESARQLRAGRSRIMALLVLDMGNPFFVDVARGAERAAREAGLCVMVCNSGQSPAEEADYLSLFAEQRVRGVLLTPADATGRNIAAFRRHGIPFVLVDRVAEGTTECSVSVDDVLGGGLAVRHLVDTGHRSIAYVSGPPELKQVRDRRVGALRALAEAGLPASVLRELPTERLDVAAGRDAGARILGLAVRPTAVFCANDLLALGVLQAMYAAEVSVPEDIAIVGYDDIEFAAAAVVPLTSVRQPAVTMGAMAAELLMEETESGDPAAHEHRRVVFTPELVVRRSSLPGR